A window of the Lactuca sativa cultivar Salinas chromosome 7, Lsat_Salinas_v11, whole genome shotgun sequence genome harbors these coding sequences:
- the LOC111897687 gene encoding ferredoxin--nitrite reductase, chloroplastic-like: MSAFSVKFLAPNSFLSPITNISATRLYANPSQTAVPAPPQAPEEITAERLEPRVEKKGGYFVLKEKFRQGINPQEKVKIAAEPMKLFMENGIEDLAKIPFEEIDKSKDTKDDVDVRLKWLGLFHRRKHQYGRFMMRLKLPNGVTTSAQTRYLASVIKQYGEQGCADVTTRQNWQIRGVTLSDVPSILKGLDEVGLTSLQSGMDNVRNPVGNPLAGIDPYEIVDTRPYTNLLSQFITANSRGNPEFTNLPRKWNVCVIGSHDLYEHPHINDLAYMPATKNGRFGFNLLVGGFFSPKRCAEAIPLDAWVPAEDVVPVCGAILEAYRDLGTRGNRQKTRMMWLIDELGVEGFRSEVVKRMPEQALERASSEDLVDPKWERRDMFGVNPQKQEGLSFVGLHIPVGRVQADDMDELARLADQYGSGELRLTVEQNIIIPNIENSKVKALLDEPLLKEKFLPEPPILMKGLVACTGNQFCGQAIIETKARALKVTEEVGRLVSVTRPVRMHWTGCPNTCGQVQVADIGFMGCMTRDGNGKVVEGADVYLGGRIGSDSHLGEIYKKGVPCKDLVPVVVDILVEKFGAVSRERDEGEE, translated from the exons ATGTCAGCTTTCTCTGTAAAATTCCTCGCACCCAATTCATTTCTCAGTCCGATAACCAATATCAGTGCCACCAGGCTCTATGCAAACCCATCTCAAACCGCCGTGCCAGCTCCTCCTCAGGCGCCGGAGGAGATCACGGCTGAAAGACTGGAACCCAGAGTCGAAAAGAAAGGCGGGTATTTTGTTCTGAAAGAGAAGTTCCGGCAAGGTATTAATCCACAAGAAAAGGTGAAAATTGCTGCTGAACCGATGAAACTGTTCATGGAAAATGGGATTGAAGATCTTGCAAAAATCCCATTCGAAGAAATCGATAAATCTAAAGACACTAAAGACGATGTTGATGTCAGACTCAAATGGCTCGGTCTGTTTCACAGAAGGAAGCATCAAT ATGGCCGGTTTATGATGAGATTGAAGCTTCCAAACGGCGTAACAACAAGTGCCCAAACCCGATACTTGGCTAGTGTCATAAAACAGTATGGTGAACAAGGCTGTGCTGACGTCACCACACGTCAAAACTGGCAAATTCGAGGTGTTACACTGTCTGATGTGCCATCAATCCTAAAGGGTCTCGATGAAGTCGGCTTAACAAGTCTTCAAAGTGGTATGGACAACGTAAGAAACCCAGTTGGCAATCCACTCGCAGGGATCGATCCTTATGAGATTGTGGACACAAGACCTTACACGAATCTTTTATCACAATTCATCACTGCCAATTCGCGAGGGAATCCCGAATTTACCAACTT GCCACGAAAGTGGAATGTGTGTGTGATTGGTTCACATGATCTTTATGAGCACCCTCATATCAATGATCTTGCCTACATGCCAGCCACAAAGAATGGTCGATTTGGGTTCAATTTGTTGGTGGGTGGATTTTTTAGCCCGAAAAGATGTGCGGAAGCCATCCCTCTCGATGCGTGGGTCCCGGCTGAAGATGTTGTCCCGGTTTGTGGCGCGATTCTTGAGGCGTATCGGGATCTTGGTACAAGAGGGAATAGACAAAAGACTAGAATGATGTGGTTGATTGATGAACTT GGTGTGGAAGGGTTTAGATCTGAAGTGGTGAAGAGAATGCCGGAACAAGCGTTGGAGAGGGCATCTTCGGAAGATCTTGTTGACCCAAAATGGGAAAGAAGGGATATGTTTGGTGTAAATCCACAGAAACAAGAAGGCCTCAGTTTTGTAGGCCTTCATATTCCCGTGGGTCGCGTCCAGGCTGATGACATGGACGAGCTTGCACGGTTAGCCGATCAGTATGGCTCAGGTGAGCTCCGGCTAACCGTGGAACAGAATATTATAATCCCAAATATCGAgaactcaaaagtcaaagctttgcttgatgAGCCTCTTTTGAAGGAAAAGTTTTTACCCGAACCACCTATTTTGATGAAAGGGTTAGTGGCTTGTACGGGTAACCAGTTTTGTGGGCAGGCGATAATCGAGACAAAAGCTCGCGCTTTAAAGGTTACAGAAGAAGTCGGGAGACTTGTTTCTGTGACCCGTCCAGTGCGGATGCATTGGACGGGCTGCCCGAACACATGCGGGCAGGTTCAAGTGGCGGATATAGGGTTCATGGGATGCATGACTAGGGATGGAAATGGAAAGGTTGTTGAAGGGGCCGATGTTTACTTGGGGGGTAGAATTGGAAGTGATTCACATTTGGGGGAGATTTATAAGAAGGGTGTCCCTTGTAAGGACTTGGTGCCTGTAGTTGTGGATATTTTGGTTGAAAAATTTGGTGCTGTTTCAAGAGAAAGAGACGAGGGAGAAGAATGA